The following are from one region of the Halosolutus amylolyticus genome:
- a CDS encoding AGE family epimerase/isomerase has translation MTIYRSRDGLRHQFRDVLNFYYPACLDTATGGYVAQLDERDGHVYDARTKHLVATARGVHNFSLGVLADGPHWCEYAAEHGLQFLSNAHWDDERRGYDWLLDGRTATDRTRYCYGHAFVLLAGARAYQAGIPDARAVLERAFDVLEERFWEPDHDLYADRATPEWRTVSSYRGANANMHACEALLAAYEATGDDRYLDRAYTVADRFTREVTSATDGLLWEHYTEEWEPDLSYNEDQPRHQFRPPGYQPGHHVEWAKLLALLSDYRPAGWLRERARDLFDTAIDLGWDDDHGGLYYTVEDDGEPIVPDKYGWVHAEAIGASALLSRDDESYVDWYDRLWEYAQEHLINRRFGNWYERLTREHDRDGPNHGPEVEPGYHPLANCWLAARALEDDPDLFETDRERRD, from the coding sequence GTGACCATCTATCGCTCGCGAGACGGCCTCCGTCACCAGTTCAGGGACGTACTGAACTTCTACTATCCGGCCTGTCTCGACACCGCGACCGGCGGCTACGTCGCACAGCTCGACGAACGCGATGGCCACGTCTACGACGCCCGGACGAAGCACCTCGTTGCCACGGCCCGGGGCGTCCACAACTTCAGCCTGGGCGTCCTCGCGGACGGCCCCCACTGGTGTGAGTACGCCGCCGAACACGGCCTGCAGTTTCTCTCCAACGCCCACTGGGACGACGAACGGAGAGGATACGACTGGCTCCTCGACGGCCGGACCGCGACCGATCGGACGCGGTACTGCTACGGCCACGCCTTCGTCCTCCTCGCGGGGGCGCGAGCGTACCAGGCCGGCATTCCGGACGCTCGAGCGGTACTCGAGCGCGCGTTCGACGTCCTCGAAGAGCGGTTCTGGGAGCCCGACCACGACCTGTACGCCGATCGGGCGACCCCAGAATGGAGAACCGTCTCGTCGTACCGCGGGGCGAACGCGAACATGCACGCCTGCGAGGCGCTCCTCGCGGCCTACGAGGCCACCGGCGACGACCGGTATCTCGACCGGGCGTACACCGTCGCCGATCGCTTCACCCGCGAGGTGACGAGTGCGACCGACGGCCTGCTGTGGGAACACTACACCGAGGAGTGGGAGCCCGACCTCTCGTACAACGAGGACCAGCCGCGCCACCAGTTCCGCCCGCCGGGGTACCAGCCCGGCCACCACGTCGAGTGGGCGAAACTGCTCGCGCTCCTTTCTGACTACCGACCGGCGGGGTGGCTCCGGGAGCGCGCTCGCGACCTCTTCGATACCGCGATCGATCTCGGCTGGGACGACGACCACGGCGGCCTCTACTACACCGTCGAGGACGACGGCGAACCGATCGTTCCCGACAAGTACGGCTGGGTCCACGCGGAGGCGATCGGCGCGAGCGCACTCCTGAGCCGGGACGACGAGTCGTACGTCGACTGGTACGATCGGCTCTGGGAGTACGCGCAGGAGCACCTGATCAACCGCCGGTTCGGGAACTGGTACGAGCGACTGACTCGTGAGCACGACCGGGACGGCCCCAACCACGGCCCCGAAGTGGAACCCGGCTATCACCCCCTGGCGAACTGCTGGCTCGCAGCGCGGGCGCTCGAGGACGATCCCGATCTGTTCGAGACCGATCGAGAGCGGCGCGACTGA
- a CDS encoding aldo/keto reductase codes for MSQDRSPETCPTTNGMPMLGLGTWQNTDPDQCAESVRTALEMGYRHVDTAQAYENEGDVGEGLARADVDREDVFLATKIWISNLAHDDVLETARESLDRLGVDSLDLLYVHWPARTYEPDETLSAFSKLYDEGLIENVGVSNFLPEQLEAAIEICDAPIVANQVELHPMLPQPDLREACDRHDVDVVAYSPLARGAVFDQPTIQEVADKHDASEAQISLAWLREKGVTAIPKATGEAHIRDNWESLAVELDAEDVDAIDSIEERSRKVDPDFGPWN; via the coding sequence ATGAGCCAGGACCGTTCTCCGGAGACCTGTCCGACCACCAACGGAATGCCGATGCTCGGTCTCGGCACGTGGCAAAACACCGACCCCGACCAGTGCGCCGAGAGCGTCCGGACGGCCCTCGAGATGGGGTATCGTCACGTCGACACTGCCCAGGCCTACGAGAACGAGGGCGACGTCGGCGAGGGCCTCGCACGCGCCGACGTCGATCGGGAGGACGTCTTCCTCGCGACGAAGATCTGGATCTCGAACCTCGCCCACGACGACGTCCTCGAGACGGCCCGGGAGAGCCTCGATCGCCTCGGCGTCGATTCCCTCGACCTGCTGTACGTCCACTGGCCCGCCCGGACGTACGAGCCCGACGAAACCCTCTCGGCCTTCTCGAAACTGTACGACGAGGGGTTGATCGAGAACGTCGGCGTCAGCAACTTCCTGCCGGAGCAACTTGAGGCGGCGATCGAGATCTGTGACGCGCCGATCGTGGCGAACCAGGTCGAACTGCATCCGATGCTCCCTCAGCCCGACCTTCGCGAGGCCTGCGACCGTCACGACGTCGACGTCGTCGCCTACTCGCCGCTGGCCCGCGGTGCGGTCTTCGACCAGCCCACCATTCAGGAGGTCGCCGACAAACACGACGCGAGCGAAGCCCAGATCAGCCTCGCCTGGCTCCGCGAGAAAGGCGTCACCGCGATCCCGAAAGCCACCGGCGAGGCCCACATTCGTGACAACTGGGAGTCACTGGCGGTCGAGCTAGACGCCGAGGACGTCGACGCGATCGATTCGATCGAGGAGCGGAGTCGGAAGGTCGACCCGGACTTCGGACCGTGGAACTGA
- a CDS encoding glycoside hydrolase family 15 protein: protein MDDDYLPIDAYGVIGNDDRCALVGRNGSIDWCCFPHLESPSVFAAILDSEDGGRFAVRPVEAYESSHEYVDRTNVLETTFETDGGTVTVTDFMPVAGAGAVRDAERDDDRNEGESRDERFQQALFRKIEGVSGAVELSVVFEPRFDYARAPTALERDDAGDVVAREQRRDAGDATEDGTRPEAPEDDRLRDHEPGSLHLHSGVDLAVDEAAAVATTTITVEEGETRWFNLQYGAPNRRPADEYHALLDETIDYWRAWLDSCEESATDLFEFDEVWRDVLVRSALVLKLLIHDETGSIPAAPTTSLPEEIGGELNWDYRYNWIRDAKFTIQALHSVGQSTEARRYFEWFREIGHETPRDLKPLYGLHGETDLEEEYLDHLSGYRGSTPIRIGNAAAAQEQLDIYGTIVQGIYETIRYENGLSDQDWDSIHALADYVCEHWDERDKSIWEFRDLHEHFVHSKLLCWVALDRAIRVAEEYDRDGPLDRWEREREAVREAIEERGYSDERESFVQFFGADEALDATALLIPIYDFLPADDERVQNTIDTILEELTTDDGLVYRFADSPARPREPGGFVLCSCWLVDALVLSGRLDEANDLFEQLLDHTSSLGLLSEMIHAVDGTFLGNFPQAFSHIGLLNSATYLASASDTDDFPPEELSTGVAAPLFRRHGS from the coding sequence ATGGACGACGACTATCTCCCGATCGACGCGTACGGCGTCATCGGGAACGACGATCGCTGCGCCCTCGTCGGTCGGAACGGCTCGATCGACTGGTGTTGTTTTCCTCACCTCGAGTCGCCGAGCGTCTTCGCCGCGATTCTCGATTCCGAGGACGGCGGCCGGTTCGCCGTTCGACCCGTCGAGGCCTACGAGTCGAGCCACGAGTACGTCGATCGAACGAACGTGCTCGAGACGACCTTCGAGACGGACGGCGGAACGGTGACGGTGACGGATTTCATGCCGGTCGCGGGAGCCGGGGCGGTACGCGACGCGGAGCGCGATGACGATCGGAACGAGGGCGAATCGAGAGACGAACGGTTCCAGCAGGCGCTCTTCCGGAAGATCGAGGGCGTATCTGGAGCGGTCGAACTATCGGTCGTCTTCGAACCGCGATTCGACTACGCACGAGCGCCGACCGCGCTCGAACGAGACGACGCCGGCGACGTCGTAGCGAGGGAGCAGCGCCGAGACGCCGGCGACGCGACGGAAGACGGAACCCGGCCGGAAGCACCCGAGGACGATCGGCTGCGCGATCACGAACCGGGGAGTCTCCATCTCCACAGCGGCGTCGACCTCGCCGTCGACGAGGCTGCCGCGGTCGCGACGACGACGATAACCGTCGAAGAGGGCGAGACGCGCTGGTTCAACCTCCAGTACGGGGCGCCGAATCGGCGGCCCGCGGACGAATATCATGCGCTCCTCGACGAGACGATCGACTACTGGCGGGCGTGGCTCGACAGTTGCGAGGAGTCGGCGACCGACCTGTTCGAGTTCGACGAGGTGTGGCGGGACGTCCTCGTGCGCTCGGCGCTCGTGCTCAAACTGCTCATTCACGACGAAACCGGCTCGATTCCGGCCGCGCCGACCACGTCGCTTCCCGAGGAGATCGGCGGCGAACTCAACTGGGACTACCGCTACAACTGGATTCGCGACGCGAAGTTCACTATCCAGGCACTCCACAGCGTCGGACAGTCGACCGAGGCCCGCCGGTACTTCGAGTGGTTCCGCGAGATCGGTCACGAGACGCCCAGGGATCTCAAGCCGCTGTACGGACTTCACGGCGAAACGGATCTCGAGGAGGAGTATCTCGACCACCTGTCGGGTTACCGCGGGTCGACCCCGATCCGGATCGGGAACGCCGCCGCGGCCCAGGAGCAACTGGACATCTACGGCACGATCGTCCAGGGGATCTACGAGACCATCCGCTACGAGAACGGGCTCTCGGACCAGGACTGGGATTCCATTCACGCGCTCGCCGACTACGTCTGCGAGCACTGGGACGAGCGGGACAAGAGCATCTGGGAGTTTCGTGACCTCCACGAACACTTCGTGCACTCGAAGCTACTGTGTTGGGTCGCGCTCGATCGCGCGATCCGGGTAGCCGAGGAGTACGATCGCGACGGGCCGCTCGATCGCTGGGAGCGAGAGCGCGAGGCCGTTCGGGAGGCGATCGAGGAACGCGGATACAGCGACGAACGGGAAAGTTTCGTGCAGTTCTTCGGTGCTGACGAGGCCCTCGACGCGACGGCCCTGCTGATCCCGATCTACGACTTCCTGCCGGCCGACGACGAGCGCGTCCAGAACACGATCGACACGATCCTCGAGGAGTTGACGACCGACGACGGCCTGGTCTACCGGTTCGCCGACAGCCCCGCACGGCCGCGAGAGCCCGGCGGGTTCGTCCTCTGTTCGTGCTGGCTCGTCGACGCACTCGTGCTCTCGGGACGACTCGATGAGGCCAATGACCTGTTCGAGCAACTGCTGGATCACACGTCGTCGCTCGGCCTGCTCTCGGAGATGATCCACGCCGTGGACGGCACCTTCCTTGGGAACTTCCCGCAGGCGTTCAGCCACATCGGCCTCCTCAACAGCGCGACCTATCTCGCCAGCGCGAGCGACACCGACGACTTTCCTCCCGAGGAACTCTCGACCGGGGTGGCCGCGCCGCTGTTCCGACGGCACGGTTCCTGA
- a CDS encoding MEDS domain-containing protein has protein sequence MSQPISTPRDEFLGLETGLEALQDSAEFDGPVEPVAEHESYDHLAFIYESQAEQFATAIPYIKHGLDRGERCVYIADENDTAEVRAALRDGGVDVDAALDSGALVMYTAQDSYLRNGSFDPDEMIAFISETIEDGTEAFEGVRITGEMTWVFGDDPPLEELVEYEGKLNTLLPDANGIALCQYNREQFSAEIIRDIIKTHPHLIYDNTVCQNFYYTPPEEFFGPDQPEREIDRMMGTLLDRTKARLELRDHQQHLERQIEIAADSAQSFDEKLQDLFELGRNRFDLEVGGLATVDPASNTFEIEAVSGDHDHLTPGAEVPLSETYCRMTVATDETAAVTDPETYGFEDTIAYDEFGFETYLGTRIPLENAPDRTFFFVSSEPRRREFSDADRTFQHLMGQWLKYELEQRRHERKLEESNERLEGFAYAASHDLQEPLRMVTSYLQLLENRYGDTFDDEGEEFLEFAVDGADRMRKMIDALLEYSRVDTNGDPFEPVELDLTLGNVLNDLQIQIEETDATITTEQLPRVAGDASQLRQVLQNLITNAITYSGDDPPQIHVDAERQGDDWVVSVHDSGIGIDPDDQDRVFDVFDRLHSREEYEGTGIGLALCERIVERHGGEIWVESEPGEGSTFSMTLPAVDGCDR, from the coding sequence ATGAGCCAACCAATATCCACCCCGAGAGATGAGTTTCTTGGACTCGAAACCGGTCTCGAAGCGCTCCAGGATAGTGCAGAGTTCGACGGGCCAGTCGAACCGGTCGCCGAACACGAGTCCTACGACCACCTCGCGTTCATTTACGAATCGCAGGCCGAGCAGTTCGCAACGGCGATTCCGTACATCAAGCACGGTCTCGATCGCGGAGAGCGATGCGTCTACATCGCCGACGAGAACGACACCGCGGAGGTACGTGCGGCCCTCCGTGACGGCGGCGTCGACGTCGACGCCGCGCTCGACTCGGGGGCGCTGGTCATGTATACGGCACAGGATTCGTACCTTCGGAACGGTTCGTTCGACCCCGACGAAATGATCGCGTTCATCTCGGAGACGATCGAGGACGGAACCGAAGCGTTCGAGGGAGTCCGGATCACCGGCGAAATGACGTGGGTCTTCGGCGACGATCCGCCCCTCGAAGAACTCGTCGAGTACGAGGGCAAACTCAACACCCTCCTGCCGGACGCGAACGGGATCGCGCTCTGTCAGTACAACCGCGAGCAGTTCTCCGCCGAGATCATCCGCGATATCATCAAGACCCACCCGCACCTGATTTACGATAACACGGTCTGTCAGAACTTCTACTACACGCCGCCCGAGGAGTTCTTCGGTCCCGATCAACCCGAACGCGAAATCGATCGAATGATGGGCACGTTGCTGGACCGAACGAAGGCCCGTCTCGAACTGCGGGACCACCAACAACATCTCGAACGACAGATCGAAATAGCCGCCGATTCTGCTCAATCGTTCGACGAGAAACTACAGGATCTCTTCGAGCTAGGCCGGAACCGATTCGACCTCGAAGTGGGCGGACTCGCGACGGTCGACCCGGCGAGCAACACCTTCGAGATCGAAGCGGTCAGCGGCGACCACGATCACCTGACGCCGGGAGCGGAGGTGCCGCTGTCCGAGACGTACTGTCGGATGACTGTCGCGACCGACGAGACGGCCGCGGTTACCGATCCCGAGACCTACGGTTTCGAAGACACGATCGCGTACGACGAATTCGGCTTCGAGACGTATCTCGGAACGCGGATTCCGCTCGAGAACGCGCCGGATCGAACGTTCTTCTTCGTCTCCTCCGAGCCGCGTCGACGGGAGTTCTCGGACGCCGATCGGACGTTCCAGCATCTGATGGGTCAGTGGCTGAAGTACGAACTCGAACAGAGGCGACACGAGCGGAAACTCGAGGAGTCGAACGAGCGACTCGAGGGGTTCGCCTACGCCGCCAGCCACGACCTCCAGGAACCGCTCCGGATGGTAACGAGCTACCTCCAGTTACTCGAAAATCGGTACGGCGATACCTTCGACGACGAGGGCGAGGAGTTCCTCGAGTTCGCCGTCGACGGCGCCGATCGAATGAGAAAAATGATCGACGCATTACTCGAATACTCCCGCGTCGATACGAACGGCGATCCGTTCGAACCGGTAGAACTGGACCTCACCCTCGGAAACGTGCTCAACGACCTGCAGATACAGATCGAAGAGACCGATGCGACGATCACGACCGAACAACTCCCTCGCGTGGCGGGCGACGCCAGTCAACTCCGGCAGGTTCTCCAGAACCTGATCACCAACGCGATCACCTACAGCGGCGACGATCCGCCGCAGATTCACGTCGACGCCGAACGGCAGGGAGACGACTGGGTAGTCTCGGTCCACGACAGCGGAATCGGCATCGATCCGGACGATCAGGACCGCGTGTTCGACGTCTTCGATCGACTGCACAGCCGCGAGGAGTACGAGGGGACGGGCATCGGACTCGCGCTCTGTGAGCGGATCGTCGAACGTCACGGCGGGGAGATCTGGGTCGAGTCGGAGCCGGGCGAGGGATCGACGTTTTCGATGACGCTTCCAGCGGTCGACGGGTGCGATCGGTAG
- a CDS encoding RsmB/NOP family class I SAM-dependent RNA methyltransferase, whose amino-acid sequence MEPLERYRPIVDDFEAFLAACERPLGNAVRVNTIKVPVDRTLEALDEDGVAYEQADWNPRVLRLETDSPGSTWTSFHGFTHGQEEVSAVPPVVLDPQPGERVWDCCAAPGGKATQIAALMDDRGTVVANDSNLGRISALRFNAERLGATSLAVTNADARNYSLSRFDFDVFDRALVDAPCSCEGTIRKNPDALDDWSPDHIASVTGIQKGILRRAIQATREGGTVVYSTCTFAPEENEAVVQHALDEEDCRVVDFALGLDHSPGLTGWDGETFDDSLSRAARIYPHQNDTGGFFVAKLEVTA is encoded by the coding sequence ATGGAGCCACTCGAGCGGTATCGACCCATCGTCGACGACTTCGAGGCGTTTCTCGCAGCTTGCGAGCGGCCGCTGGGCAACGCCGTTCGCGTGAACACGATCAAGGTCCCGGTCGATCGCACGCTCGAGGCGCTGGACGAGGACGGCGTCGCCTACGAGCAGGCCGACTGGAACCCGCGCGTGTTGCGACTCGAGACCGACTCCCCCGGGTCGACGTGGACCTCCTTCCACGGCTTTACCCACGGCCAGGAGGAGGTCTCGGCCGTCCCGCCGGTCGTCCTCGACCCCCAGCCCGGCGAGCGCGTCTGGGACTGCTGTGCCGCGCCCGGCGGCAAGGCGACCCAGATCGCGGCCCTGATGGACGATCGGGGCACCGTCGTCGCCAACGACAGCAACCTCGGCCGGATTTCGGCCCTGCGGTTCAACGCGGAACGACTCGGCGCGACGAGCCTCGCCGTCACGAACGCCGACGCCCGCAACTACTCGCTCTCCCGGTTCGACTTCGATGTGTTCGATCGGGCGCTCGTCGACGCACCCTGTTCCTGCGAGGGGACGATCCGGAAGAACCCCGACGCGCTCGACGACTGGTCTCCGGACCACATCGCCTCCGTCACGGGGATCCAGAAGGGCATTCTCCGGCGGGCGATCCAGGCGACCCGCGAGGGCGGGACGGTCGTCTACTCCACCTGTACCTTCGCCCCCGAGGAGAACGAGGCCGTCGTCCAGCACGCCCTGGACGAGGAGGACTGCCGCGTCGTCGACTTCGCCCTCGGACTCGATCACTCGCCGGGACTCACCGGGTGGGACGGCGAGACGTTCGACGACAGCCTCTCGCGGGCCGCCCGGATCTACCCGCACCAGAACGACACCGGCGGCTTCTTCGTCGCGAAACTGGAGGTGACCGCCTGA
- a CDS encoding proteasome assembly chaperone family protein yields MARIQRQGPEADLDDPILVEGFPGLGLVGKIATDHLVSELDMRHYANVDCEGLPEVGVYRGGDRTVRPPVRIYASEDHDLLALQSDTPISAQAIRTVADCVTGWIDSQDATPVYLSGLPAERDDRPDVYGIATGDAGETLDRLDIDVPPEDGVVTGPTGALINRTAQRGTDSFGLVVQSNPQFPDPEAASVLLEDGVAPIADLSIDVQDLIDRAEEIRQKREQLARQMQQIGQDESSQAQPLRMYQ; encoded by the coding sequence ATGGCACGCATCCAGCGACAGGGGCCGGAAGCTGACCTCGACGATCCGATCCTCGTCGAGGGGTTTCCGGGCCTCGGCCTCGTCGGCAAGATCGCGACCGACCACCTCGTCAGCGAACTCGACATGCGCCACTACGCGAACGTCGACTGCGAGGGGCTGCCGGAGGTCGGCGTCTACCGCGGGGGCGATCGAACGGTCCGGCCGCCCGTCCGGATCTACGCTAGCGAGGACCACGACCTGCTCGCGCTCCAGAGCGACACGCCGATCAGCGCACAGGCGATTCGGACGGTCGCGGACTGCGTGACGGGGTGGATCGACTCACAGGATGCGACGCCGGTCTACCTCAGCGGCCTGCCCGCGGAGCGGGACGACCGGCCCGACGTCTACGGCATCGCGACCGGCGACGCCGGCGAGACGCTCGATCGGCTGGACATCGACGTTCCGCCGGAGGACGGGGTCGTCACCGGGCCGACGGGGGCGCTCATCAACCGCACCGCACAGCGCGGCACCGATAGTTTCGGGCTCGTCGTTCAGTCGAATCCGCAGTTTCCCGACCCGGAGGCCGCAAGCGTCCTGCTCGAGGACGGGGTCGCCCCGATCGCCGACCTCTCGATCGACGTCCAGGACCTGATCGATCGGGCCGAGGAGATCAGGCAGAAACGGGAGCAACTCGCCCGACAGATGCAACAGATCGGGCAGGACGAGAGTTCGCAGGCACAGCCGCTCCGGATGTACCAGTAG
- a CDS encoding DUF790 family protein, whose protein sequence is MLTKDLLRVSRAGGGYHPQFATREHRPLAARIIGTYQGHVGETRGALETALTNLEREADDFKLVRGFAALVDRDATFETDAPIDPVRARTTAFEAAEAVGVVTEDERSAALDRAGDALGSNAAAVERSLYADLEERQVLAAVDPRWDPDGLLAQYNLSIAQTALFDATELRVRSSDPKALVSAIKRLRLMYEIHRLAAEQAGPTEREVVVTGPTHLFRATRRYGTRFARLLRTIAKSETWTLEATIDDRGTERTLELSDADPVRVPDAEAVADVSFDSSVEADFAGRISNLDLDWTLVREPEPLATGTRVMIPDFAFEYAHADFRVYLEIMGFWTPEYVAKKLSQLEDLEDVELLVAVDESLGVGEEIAARDFRAIPYSGTVRVKDVVDVLGEYERQLVAESAADLPAELRPDDDVVTIESVAASHGVSEDALAEVAFPAHERVGRTLVRPAVLETVADEIKAGMSLSDAETVFQNHGLEDASAVLSRLGYRVEWEGLAGGTIAER, encoded by the coding sequence ATGCTGACGAAGGACTTGCTCCGCGTCTCGCGGGCCGGGGGCGGCTACCACCCCCAGTTCGCGACGCGCGAGCACCGCCCGCTCGCCGCCCGCATCATCGGTACGTATCAGGGACACGTCGGCGAGACGCGCGGGGCCCTCGAGACCGCGCTCACGAACCTGGAGCGCGAGGCGGACGACTTCAAACTCGTCCGCGGGTTCGCGGCCCTCGTCGATCGAGACGCGACGTTCGAGACCGACGCCCCGATCGATCCCGTACGCGCCCGAACGACGGCGTTCGAGGCGGCCGAGGCCGTCGGCGTCGTCACCGAAGACGAGCGATCGGCCGCGCTCGATCGAGCGGGCGACGCACTCGGGTCCAACGCGGCGGCCGTCGAGCGATCGCTGTACGCCGATCTCGAGGAGCGACAGGTCCTCGCGGCGGTAGATCCGCGATGGGATCCGGACGGCCTGCTCGCCCAGTACAACCTTTCGATCGCCCAGACGGCCCTGTTCGACGCGACCGAACTCCGGGTCCGATCGAGCGATCCGAAGGCGCTCGTCTCGGCGATCAAGCGGCTGCGACTGATGTACGAGATCCACAGGCTGGCCGCCGAGCAAGCCGGCCCGACCGAACGCGAGGTCGTCGTCACCGGACCGACCCACCTCTTCCGGGCCACGCGGCGGTACGGCACCCGGTTCGCGCGACTCCTGCGGACGATCGCGAAGAGCGAGACCTGGACGCTCGAGGCGACGATCGACGATCGGGGGACCGAGCGGACGCTCGAACTCTCCGACGCGGACCCGGTCCGGGTACCCGACGCCGAAGCCGTGGCGGACGTCTCGTTCGACAGCAGCGTCGAGGCGGACTTCGCCGGCCGGATCTCGAACCTGGACCTCGACTGGACGCTGGTCCGGGAACCCGAACCGCTCGCGACGGGCACGCGGGTGATGATCCCCGACTTCGCGTTCGAGTACGCCCACGCCGACTTCCGGGTCTACCTCGAGATCATGGGGTTCTGGACGCCCGAGTACGTGGCGAAGAAGCTTTCTCAGCTCGAGGACCTGGAGGACGTCGAACTGCTCGTCGCCGTCGACGAATCGCTCGGCGTCGGCGAAGAGATCGCCGCCCGCGACTTCCGGGCGATCCCCTACTCCGGTACCGTCCGGGTGAAGGACGTGGTCGACGTGCTCGGGGAGTACGAGCGCCAGCTGGTCGCCGAGAGCGCCGCCGACCTGCCGGCCGAACTCCGCCCGGACGACGACGTCGTCACGATCGAATCGGTGGCCGCGAGCCACGGCGTCAGCGAGGACGCGCTCGCGGAGGTCGCGTTTCCGGCCCACGAGCGGGTGGGCCGAACGCTCGTTCGGCCCGCTGTGCTCGAGACGGTTGCGGACGAGATCAAGGCCGGAATGTCCCTCTCCGACGCGGAGACCGTCTTCCAGAACCACGGCCTCGAGGACGCGAGCGCGGTGCTCTCGCGACTCGGCTACCGCGTCGAGTGGGAGGGGCTGGCCGGCGGGACGATCGCCGAACGATGA
- a CDS encoding DUF7333 family protein — translation MEFDLPKTAIVFLVVIGLGVGGLIAAPMMTTGTVLTMVAPSMIVFGLLMLAIGVKHGEYRALH, via the coding sequence ATGGAATTCGACCTTCCAAAGACCGCGATCGTGTTCCTCGTCGTGATCGGCCTCGGGGTCGGCGGACTGATCGCCGCACCCATGATGACCACGGGCACCGTCCTGACGATGGTCGCCCCGTCGATGATCGTCTTCGGACTGCTCATGCTCGCCATCGGCGTCAAACACGGCGAGTACCGCGCGCTGCACTGA
- a CDS encoding DUF7122 family protein, protein MGDDSTTGDDLAQNDGQRFDRLPATDADRTVEGRVSREAVLDYFADRFGIPPETFDDHTFWEKGAGKIWIYAGTAPTPIEIEALGMTCLRTRQEHWKPTTDFAQRFGRHATECVIDLDRDAARRFAAGEDQERDWDGDWGYLIAAHEVAGEREPLGIGLFVHGELRSMVPKGRQREL, encoded by the coding sequence ATGGGGGACGACTCGACGACCGGCGACGACCTCGCGCAAAACGACGGCCAGCGGTTCGATCGCCTCCCCGCCACGGACGCGGATCGAACCGTCGAGGGCCGGGTCAGCCGCGAGGCCGTCCTCGACTACTTCGCCGATCGGTTCGGGATCCCGCCCGAAACGTTCGACGACCACACCTTCTGGGAGAAGGGCGCGGGCAAGATCTGGATCTACGCCGGCACGGCCCCGACGCCGATCGAGATCGAGGCACTCGGGATGACCTGTCTGCGGACGCGACAGGAGCACTGGAAGCCGACGACGGACTTCGCCCAGCGGTTCGGCCGCCACGCGACCGAGTGCGTGATCGACCTCGATCGGGACGCGGCGCGGCGCTTCGCCGCCGGCGAGGATCAGGAGCGCGACTGGGACGGCGACTGGGGGTACCTGATCGCCGCCCACGAGGTCGCTGGTGAGCGCGAACCCCTCGGGATCGGCCTGTTCGTTCACGGCGAACTCCGATCGATGGTGCCGAAGGGGAGACAGCGAGAACTGTAG